From the genome of Romeriopsis navalis LEGE 11480:
TTGGATGAGTTTGTTTCAGCCGATTCCGGTACCTGTATTGATGGTGATTGGTGAGCATATGCCGCCGAAGTCCCGCCAAGAAGCCGAGGTCGTCGCGCATTTTGGCGGCGGCGTGCAGGTCGTGCGGATGCCGGGATCCTTGGGATTGCACGAAGAATATCCCGAGATGTTAGCCGAGCGAATTTTGGTTTCGTTAGATAAATTTTTTGGTCGGTAGGGGCGGGTATTCCCCGCCCACCATCGATTATCGCCAGCGGTGATGATTGCCAGCGGTGATGATTGCCAGTGGCGCAGCGAATGGCAGATCGGATTGATCAGATTGGCTCGAACCGATTTGATCGAGCCGCCGCATAAATCGAGATGGGCGGGGAATACCCGCCCGTGCGTGGCTTATTGATCGATCCGAGTAATCGCAGATTTTTTCCGAGAATTGGCGGAATTTGATGCTAATTGCTCGATCAATCCAAGCTGATTCAATATGATTTTTTGAAAGGATATGTGTCGCTTTGGTCAGGAGCCTTTCAAAGATGGAAATTATCATGATTGCTGTTGCGCTTTACTTGATTAATGCAATTTTGTTTCCCCCGTCGAAGAAGTCCAAAAGTGCGGCGCACCAATTTGGTGAGTCATTTGAAAAGCTACTGAAAGAGAACTGCGGATGCGAGAAGGATAAAAAGTCATAGTTGCGTGGGGCGATCGTGGCAATTGGGCAAGAAATGCTAATTTAGAAGTCTTCGATCGCCCTCTTTGCCGCGCCAAAAATTCGCAATTCACTCATGTCAGCTTCTCTCAGTTCTTCGACCTACCCCACGCTCCAATCCAAGCTCAGTGTCGCGCCGATGATGGATCGCACCGATCGGCATTGTCGCTATTTTCTCCGCAAGGTTTCGGCCCGGACGTTGCTATATACGGAGATGGTGACGAGCCAGGCGATTTTGCATGGTGATCTGGAGAAATTGTTGGGGTTTACGCCCGAGGAAGGGCCGCTGGTGTTGCAGTTGGGCGGGGATGACCCGGCGAAGTTGGCGCAATGTACCAGGATTGCGGCGGAGTTTGGCTATGACGAAATCAACCTGAATGTGGGCTGTCCGAGTGCGCGGGTGCAGAGTGGTAATTTTGGCGCTTGCTTGATGATGGAGCCGGAGCGGGTAGCGGACTGTGTGGCCGCGATGCGATCGGCCTCGGATCTGCCGGTGACGGTGAAGCATCGCATTGGAGTAGATGAGCAGGATAGCTATGAGCAGATGGCCCGATTTGTGTCGATCGTGGCGGCAGCCGGTTGTCAGCGGTTCACGGTGCATGCGCGGAAGGCGTGGCTGAAAGGGCTGAGTCCGAAGGAGAACCGGGATGTGCCGCCGTTGCGGTATGCCGATGTATATCGGCTAAAGCAGGAATTTCCGGCGTTGGTCATTGAGATTAATGGGGGGATTTTGACGTTGGATGAGACGTTGGCCCATTTGGAGCAGGTGGATGCGGTGATGATTGGGCGGGCGGCGACGGATAATCCGTACTTGTTTGCCGAAGCAGATCAGCGAATTTTTGGGGCGTCGGAGCCGGTGCGATCGCGCCATGAAATTGTCGAGTCGATGTATCCCTATATCGATCACTGGACGAGTCGGGGCTGGAAGTTGCATGGGTTGATGCGACCGATGTTGCAGTTGTTTGCTGGGCAGCCGGGCAGTCGGGTTTGGAAGCGGACGTTGACGGAGAATGCCAGTAAGCCGGGGGCGGGGGTGGAAGTAATGCAGATGGCGCTAGCGCAGGTGCCCTTGGTAGAAGGCTAAATCGGCTGGAAAGCGAACGTGGTTGAAAGGCGCAATCGGCTGGCAGGTTTGAATCGGGATGTTTAAGATTCGCGATCGCGGCTTGCGACGGATCGTGATTTTTTGTAGCATAGATTACATAACTAGAGGATTTTGGTATGGGACAAGTCGCTTCAATGCCCACTAAGGTTTCAGTTGAGGCACCGATCGATGCGGGGTTTGTGCCACAGCGTGATATTTGGGTGCAGCTCCGGAATGCACCGGCGACCTATGCGCATGATCAGGCGTTGCTTGTGTGTGAGCTAGATGCTGATGAGTGGGTTGCTTGGGTGCCGGGTTATGGGGAGCTATGTTTGAAGCGATCGCAATTCCATCGGATTGGCGATGCTGATTAGCGAAGTCGGTGTAGTAATTCCATAAAATAAAGCCGTATACTGCATTGGCGGTGTTTTTGCGGTTGTTTTTCTATGGCAAGTTCGACGATCGTCGGTGCGCAACAGGCGAATGCGGAATCGTTTGACTATCAGCCGCCAGCGGCGGCGCTGAATGCCCAGCGAATTTTGGTCAAGCCGAATTTGGGTTATCCGGTGGGGCCGCCGGTGACGGTTAGCATGGCGGTGTTGAGCGAGGTTTTAGCGTCTTTGCGGCAGGTAAATCCCGACGCGGAGATTTTGGTGGTAGAGGGGGTTTGTTCTCCAGTGGATTTGGCCCAGATTGCAGGCAAGCATGGGCTGTATGACATGCTCGATGAGGGGATGCGGCTGCTTGATGCCGATGATCTCGAATGTGTCGAGTATGAGAATCAATCGCCGGAGCCAGTGCGGTTTAAGTCGATGTGGGCTCCGAAGTTGCTGACGGAAGTGGACTGCCGGATTACGGTGGGGGCGTTTAAGCGAACGATCTTAAAAGATGAACCGTTGATTTCCGCGTCGCTGAAGAATTTATATGGGTTGTTCCCCCGCGCGAAGTATAAGGCGCGCAGCAAGAATTCGCGTGGTCAGTTGCATCGGCCTTCGGTGCCGGGGGTGTTGCAGGACGTGTATTTCTGCATTGGGCATTTGTTTGATGGGGCGGTGGTGGATGCCGACCAGCGGTTTATTAGTAAAGATTGGAAACCGGATAAGGGACAGTCGATCGCCGTTGGGAAAGTCTTTTTTGGGAATGATACGATAGCGGTCGATCGATTGGCTTGTGAAACACTGGGGGAATCAGTTCCGAGCTATGTAGAGGCGATCGAACGGCGGCGTTAATTGCCCGGTATCCAGCGTTGTTTGCCCAGCAGGATGTCGATTGTGATGCTGATGTCAGAGAAGGCGAGAGGGGAAAGACTACCGGAGGAATAGTTTTGTTGGGATTGGTAGATGCCGTTAGCGGGATCGCGGAAGACGATTAGTTCGGTGGCTTTGAGGTTGATTACCCAATATTCTTGGATGTTTGCG
Proteins encoded in this window:
- the dusA gene encoding tRNA dihydrouridine(20/20a) synthase DusA → MSASLSSSTYPTLQSKLSVAPMMDRTDRHCRYFLRKVSARTLLYTEMVTSQAILHGDLEKLLGFTPEEGPLVLQLGGDDPAKLAQCTRIAAEFGYDEINLNVGCPSARVQSGNFGACLMMEPERVADCVAAMRSASDLPVTVKHRIGVDEQDSYEQMARFVSIVAAAGCQRFTVHARKAWLKGLSPKENRDVPPLRYADVYRLKQEFPALVIEINGGILTLDETLAHLEQVDAVMIGRAATDNPYLFAEADQRIFGASEPVRSRHEIVESMYPYIDHWTSRGWKLHGLMRPMLQLFAGQPGSRVWKRTLTENASKPGAGVEVMQMALAQVPLVEG
- a CDS encoding DUF362 domain-containing protein; this encodes MASSTIVGAQQANAESFDYQPPAAALNAQRILVKPNLGYPVGPPVTVSMAVLSEVLASLRQVNPDAEILVVEGVCSPVDLAQIAGKHGLYDMLDEGMRLLDADDLECVEYENQSPEPVRFKSMWAPKLLTEVDCRITVGAFKRTILKDEPLISASLKNLYGLFPRAKYKARSKNSRGQLHRPSVPGVLQDVYFCIGHLFDGAVVDADQRFISKDWKPDKGQSIAVGKVFFGNDTIAVDRLACETLGESVPSYVEAIERRR